ttgttgGAAGTTCTCACGCAGGTCTCTTATGTGTTCTTAAATCTATTCTCTTACTTATACATCTGTATTGACTAGGGATCTAACGAATCTGCAACAGATAATTAATGTTAATCACATACGTTATTAGATATATAGATACTTTCTAtgaggtcagtccataagttcgtgcgtattttacccataatttcacttttgtacgatttttgcatacaagaaatgtttcgcggaatataacggaaccattcaacaagtgatcgcggatagaagcacgtgttgttaaaaaataaaatggaatcttcgaacgcgtataagaggcatattttgtatttttttttttacaaaagtcgtaaaaatgcaacaactgctgctgcagaaataaacactgttcatggagaggataccgtgagtgtaaggactgcgcaaaagtggttttcaaaattccgaagtggtaactgcgacgtggaggatgcccctcgcgctggtcgtcctgaagtctttaactccgacgccttgctcgaactcgtggaagctgagaaaaatttgacagtcgatatgatagctcagaggttaaattcatcgcatgcaACAGTTCACaagcacctggttcagttaagaaaggtttcaaagctgggaaaatgggttccgcatagactttctgtCGCCaatcttcagcagagagtgaatgtgtgtaaTATTTTGTGATCCTATGTACTCTCAGGCTCAGCTCTCCACATCCCTTGCCTTTTCTGGAGTTTTAAACGAAGTTTTGGTTGACCAGGTGTTTCATTACTGCTGATGTTTGGTCCCGATTCAGAAGTTCGCGTCAGGACCGGATCCGTTTGACAATTTGATAAAGATGACGGCGTGGCGTTGGTATGGGCGTATGTCGGGGTATTAGTGGAGTTGGGTGTTGTAGGCGTTGGCATCGATAAGCTAATTGTTTCTCTGTCAAGGAGCGGAGGAGGAACTTTCTTCACGTGACTTATGTTTCGGCGGAAGGTCTTTCCTCCGCCAGCTATGATGACCTCATTCCCTTGTtttcaataatataatattcgaGCGTGTTAAAAGTCGGTGTAAGCTTGTGGGGAAAAACGACATTACGTAGAACAATCTTATCTCCTGGTGCTATATCGCATATTTTTGCTCTTCTTTTCTTATCCGCTGCCTCTTTGCCTTTTGCTTTGTTAATGATATCTAGATCTCTAGCCGCGGGATCTAGCTTGACTTCTGTAATGTCTTGGATTCCAGGTATTTTATCGCGAATGACGCGGTTGAACATTAGCTCAGTCGGTGGTGTACCGGTGGTACCATGAGGGTCACATTGTACATTAGAAGGAAGTTTTGGATCTCTTTTTAAGCGCTTTACCAATGAACGGTTCATGTTTTCCACCTCTCCATTGGCTTGTGGCCAATATGGTGGAGTTGTAATCAATGTAATATTATGGTCGTCACAGAATTTCATAAACTCGCCACTGACAAATTGCCTGCCAATGTCCGCTCTAATGGATTTGGGTATGCCCAATCgacaaaatatttcattcaaaacaGTTATAATTGTTTCCGATGTAATTCTCCTCAAAAATTTGACTTCCTGATAACGAGAATAGTAATCAATAAGTACGAATATATAGTCACTATTTGGCAGCTGGCCTAGTAGATCTGCGGCCACACACTGCCAAGGGCCATCTGTGAAGGCATGTCTTTTCATGGGCTCAGGGTTGTTCGATTGTGAGACTAACAAACAGTCCCAGCAAGTCTTTACGTACGCCTCTACTTCTCTATCGACCAGTGGCCACCAAACTTTGGCCCTTATTCTCCTTTTCATTGCTGATTCGCCGGGATGTCCTTCGTGTGCTAGCTGCAACAACTTGGGTCGGAGAGCTTTTGGCATGACAATGCGAGATCCTCGAAGAATCATGTCACCTACGGCCAATAGTTCATGTCGGAACGGATAGAAAATACTTGACGAATTACTTGGCCAAGAATCAGTTTTGATGTATTCAAGAGCTAGCGATATCTCTTCATCTTGGGCACATTTTTCCGCGACTTCGGAGATTGTAAGGGAAGATGGCGTTGAATGCGACATTATTTGgaagatattttgttccacattTTCATCAAAGCTAGGTGTGTCTTTAATTTGGCAATGTCTTGAAACGGAGTCGGCGATGTTTTCTTTTCCCGGACGATATACTACCTTAAACTTATAGGACTGCAATCTTAATAGCCATCTTTCTATCCTTGCAGGTGGCTTAGATGTGGGCTTAAAAATTGCCTCCAGGGGCTTATGGTCGGTCACCAATTCAAATTCTAAACCCgccaaataataaaagaatctACCTACTGCACACACTAGGGCTAAGCTTTCTTTTTCTGTTTGGGAAAACCTCTTTTCCACATCAGAGAGGTTCTTGCTAgcgaaagaaattatttttggttCACCGACCGGATCAAATTGAACTAAAACTGCGCCCAATGCTACAGGACTCGCGTCTGCTTAGTTGGGTTTGTGCTTGGGGTTGAAATATGACAGTTTTAGGATATTTGACAGAAGTTCTTCTAGTTTTTGGAAAGAGTTACGTTGTTCTGGACCCCATGTAAGCTTCGAGTTAAGTTTCAACATTCCTCTCAAGGGTTCAGTCACATCCGCCAAGTCTCGAATAAATTTACCGACATAAGTTACAAGGCCAAGAAAACTTCTTATCTCTTCTTTGTTTACCGGGGCCCTTAAATTTTTAATCGTTTCAATCTTATTGCGGCTGGATATATTCCCTCTTCGGACAAGGTATGTCCCAGAATCGTTCAACTTTTGGCCCGCCAGATACTATTACTGTTGAACACTTGAAGCACTTTACTCATGGCCTCATCATGTTATTTTTCTGTGCTACCAAAGATTATAACATCATCGATGTAGTTTTAACAGTTTTTGCATGGTCTAACATTTTTTCCAGTACCCGTTGGAAAACTTCCGGTGCTGAATTTATGCCAAACATTAGCCTCTTGTAACGGAAAAGCCCCTTATGTGTAATAAATGTGATAATCTCTCTACTTGCTTCGTCCAGTTCAAACTGGTGGTAAGCCCACTTCAAATTGAGTCTCGAAAATATTTTggcttttctcaattttgtcAAGAAGCTCTCAAAAGTGGGGAGCGGATAATTTTCCGTAAGCACTGCACGGTTCGCTCTGCGCATATCAACACACAATCTCATTTCGCCATTCCCCTTAAAGGCGGGTACAATAGGCGAGATCCATGAACTTGGTCCAACTACCGGTTCGATAAAATCTTGTACAAGCGCCTTGTTTATCTTACGCTCCACTTTTTCCTCAAGGGCAATAGGTAACCGTCGAAGAGGCTGCTGAATCggttttatagaaaaatctaacgATAATGTAACCATTatgttgttaatttttggaaatggctTTTTATATCTATGCCTAGTTTCAAAACTTGAAGCTGGGTTGCCGTCTCACGGCCCAAGACTGATTGGTCTgcgttttcaatttcgtaaaatGTGgctattatttctttattattactcACGGCTATTGGAGcatcaaaaactgaaataacttTTAAACATTGCGTTGCTGCGTAAGCCTTGGACTGCTTTTCTGATTGTGCGcggatattaaataaaactgtCTTATTGTTTTGTAATTCAACATATTTGCTTTGGCCAAGAAGGTTAAAACGAAACCCCGAATCGATAACCATCGAGATGTTATACCCACCTAACCGACAATCTATTATCTCATCTCCCAACCCGTTAcaatttactttgaaacaatTATGATTGCAATACTTAtcttcgatttgattttcttcttcgATGTGCCTAATGTTGGAAGATTGAAAACGTCGCTTTTTAGGACTGCCCCGGTCGCGTTCAACCGCTTTTCGTTTTTGAGCCTTTGTTTTGCACTTTCTGGCGAAATGACCAATAAGGCCACACTTATTGCATATAGACTTTCGCCGGACAATTTACATCAGATTGCATGTGCCCGTATTTACCACATCTTCCACATTCATTAACATTTCCCTTGACTGGCTGATGTTTCGCGGTGATTTTATTCACAATTTCGCTGTTAGTCTTCGCAGTCATACTTTGCGattgtttattaatttgttcGTGTATCTGATAAGCTTATATAACTTCATCAAGACTTTGCTCTTTTTCAAGAAGAGTaaagccatgtcaagtgatcctcgaaaatttcactaagtcacggattttggggcaagatgtctcgttgtgtagtcaaagtcatgttaacgctattctataaatatttcgcgcaaattctaattttagcaattgttattaacaatcaaagttttaagcaagattaaattgaaaaattaattactccaaaactacaatagataatgacgtgaaattttgcataccattcaagtattgtctatactatttttcaagtgttaataactctttttattgtgacaaatagataaaaaaataataaccttttgtaatcagttgcattttttcatgttttcttcacgctgtaaaaCAATCGGATTTACGCATAATTGTGCGGAAAACGCTTACCTTtaataatctgaaaatagaattttgtacttttactccaTTTCCGAGATATTGACTGTTTTGTAACTTGATTCGCTCGACGGTGGCATTGCTGTCATCGGCTGATCGGTCGCGCGGCGGCTTGAGGGACCGCGCAAACTGAAGCagcgtgcacgtttgaacatgcGATTTAAGTGGTGACTGGTGGCAAAGCATATgtgcatatttcaatattattataattatggtTCGACCGATAGAATGCTGTATTAAGTTTGTGAAAAAAGGCCATAATTGTGTCCGacgcaatttatttttggtgacatctaagtggaatgataaatttgaaaaatatattggtCAATATGTTTGTAAAATGAGTCGCAAAGAATTATATCAGGGTGCGAAAACTACTGTGATCGCACTAGGTGAACATTGTCAGAACACGAGGTGAGCtgtaatatttattcaatattcttcgcgtaattatttaattactatcGCTTACATTATCACATTGGAAATTAATATGTCACATACTGTAAATAAACTATTGTAGTCTACTGTTGCAAAcaagatttgaatttcgattgaaaattatttattttcagaatGAATGGATGTTTGCTTGTATAATGTGCATTTCGTTAGATATTTACATACTGtccaaatttgttttcttttattgctatttttaacCTTAAAGGACTATTGAATGAATTTATAACGAGAACTTATGAATAAAAGCACTTCAATTTTTAATGTGAAagttaataaaacatttaaaattgctGACTCCGCTAGAGTAAATCGCCACGTTACTTTTTTCAGTGCTACTCAAAGTGCAGAAAATGAGACGTCGGATAGCTCTATAGATTCTTTTGACGATTCGGAGggtgaaaatttcgaaataaagaaCACTGATCATTCTTTGAAATTCGATaaagtgaacaaaattttgcaagACCTAGGCGAaccaccaattaaaaaaaaggtgttcTGATTTATGCGATAAGGAACTCAGAGAAATTGTTGCAGACGTCATTAATTCcggaaaaggaacaaaaaatgcagaattaaaaaatcagaaaaaaacagaaaatccaAACTcagcttttgtgaaaaatattaaagacgCTTTGCTTGAAAAGAACAGTATCAACCATGAAACAATCGATTTTGATTTTTGCTCTCAACTTGAGTATGGtgctcatgaaaaaaaaaatatcaaaaccacATCAAAGGAGCTGTAGCGATAAAAATACGTGgcaatatcaccagtttcaacgtacaattggaaaaaaaattcaaagtcgaattttttcaaaagacgattttttgtttgaaaatactatcaccaaataaaagtaagaaaagtAAATACAACTGTCATATTATGGTAAAAATGTACTATAGTTGGAATCTTTCGgacttttaatacaatataattattttaatgaaattagttgTACGCTGCTTCAGTTTGCGCGGTCCCTCAAGCCGCCGCGCGACCGATCAGCCGATGTCAGCAATGCCACCGTCGAGGGCATCAAGTTACAAAACAGTCAATATCTCGGAAAtggagtaaaagtacaaaattctattttcagattattgaaggtaagcgttttccgcacaattatgcgtaagtccgattgttttacagcgtgaagaaaacatgaaaaaatgcaactgattacaaaaggttattatttttttatctatttgtcacaataaaaagagttattaacacttgaaaaatagtatagacaatacttgaatggtatgcaaaatttcacgtcattatctattgtagttttggagtaattaatttttcaatttaatcttgcttaaaactttgattgttaATAACAATTGCTAAAATTAGAATTTGTGCGAAATAATTATAGAATAGCGTTAACATGACTTTGACTACACAACGAGACATCTTGCCCCAAAATCCGtgacttagtgaaattttcgaggatcacttgacatggctttACTCAGAAGCTTTTTCTTAAGATCGATGGACGCCTAAGAATCAATTAGCTTATCTTTCAAACAGTTGCTTTCGATTTCTGCCTTCGTTGACCAATACTCGCATTTGGAAGCCTGATGCCGAAGACGaagcaaaaatgtattaaaatcttCTCTTTCCAAAGGGGAGAGATTCCTAAATAAATGTCTCTCAAACGTAGAGTTACGTTTAGGTGAAaagaatttgtttagtttttctactAAAATATTGTAGacatcgttttttatttatttcatcaacATCCACAACAGCGCCGGGAATGTTAAATATGACCTCTTGTAATTGGGGCCCACctaaatgcaataatttgtttCTTCGTTTAACAGCGTCGTTTATATCTTCGCACTGAAGGTATAAGGACAAAGAACGGAACCATTTTTCCCACTCGCTGCGCAATAGAGACTTGTCTATATTGTTGTACAGGAATGGTTTGAACTCactcattttattttggatttattaATTACAAATTAAATCGTTACGCAACCTTGTCACCTCGATGTACGCTCTGTCGTCCACCTTTTTCCCTAATTTAATGGTCctaacatttatttacatttaccaATTTAATGCGCCGCCTATGGAACGTCGATGTACACGCTGTGGTAAGTACACCTTTTGCTCCAATTAAATGGCCAATTTAATGGTTTGACAAGCCCAATTCACTGGCTAAACTAGTCCAATTCAATGGTTTAACAAGCCCAATTTAATGTGCTGCCTCAAGAATCTATTCAAAGTACTTCTACACCAATTAAATGGCCGTAATCCTTTCGTTAAGCCGCAATTTAATGTGCTGCTGAGCTTAATTCGATttctgtttatttactttttttttcttctttgcaatTTATTCACTCTAGAATGTTCGATAGCTGTCAATTGAATGACTTTCCAATCTTGAAATACATACTTGTCAAAGTATGTCGACACCATGTGTTATTCATCATGAACGATCAAATAATCGTTCGTTCGTTCGAAGCAAATAATATGGTCGatatttgttgttctttttaaAGTCAGAACTCCATGTCTAGCTTTCTGGGCAATTCACACAGCTGAAAATCGTGGTGAAAATCGCACATGTCCAAAAGTTTAAAAGAACGCGAAGGGAGTTGTGCTTCAAGAACGATTGACCAATAATTCACCAGTTTACCTTTTTGACATTTCTTTTGGCAATGAATCGAACGAACAATTATTAGTTCCCTAAGTATTGCAAACGAACGATTATTCCCtcgtttttagtatttttattctttgacATTTCTTCAGCTGTCTCTCTAGTGTGCTTGCCTTCCCGATGTactagtgtatgtgtgtgttttatACGACCTCAGCTTCTACACATACTATGTATGAAGGTACGTGTGTGCATATGTTCTCTCGCTAGCGTATACAGAAAATTCACGAATTTGCTGATGCAATATTGTGAGTTTACGAGCCCATCTTCGTCGCCAATGTAATACCCTCCCAGTTTCCAAATAAAACACTCCTTTAATAGTAATAGTGGTGCACGTTTAGTATACGTCTTACTCAGCTCACTGTTAGTACAAGACTGACTACGACTACTACAAATACATTCtatcatattaatattttgtgctcCTATATACTCTCAGGCTCAGCTCTCCACAGCTACAAAAAGGGATATcgatcgaagcgtattttggctccaaggacaaacaattttttgagcagggaattaaaaatttgcctaaactttgggaagaaattgtaaataatgaaggaatatATATtagtgattaataaatactttaaacattttttttattaattttaaaaccacctttaaaaaacgcacgaacttatggctGACCTGATACTTTTTTAAGTGTAAAGTCGACTGGCGTATAACCAagtaaacaagcaaacaaagaaatatattaacGAACAGTGAACCATTGTAACCCTTTTTGTGCGCCGGAATCAACCCAAGTTGTGTACACACCAAATTTTCGCGGTTTTCATAAGTGAATACAAAACTTCAGATcgaagttttaattaaataataggcGTATTCACATAAACgtccaaataaattttgacaCGAGTTCGTAAGTTTAACTACGTGGTTTCCGAGGCATTTAAGTATTTACATGAATATCTCTTATGATGTTTTCTTAAAGATACCAACTACATAGTATTAAGAGCCAATGATGGCAGTCTCATGGTTAGTCGGTTTTATCAGTGGTTGAACAGAAGGCTATCCGTTTAGTCTTTTCAGTCTCGCTTTTCCTAATCTTTTAGAAAAGTGAACAATCAAACATGCAAGGAAAATCAGCTGAAAAAGAtcgtttattattaatattattgtgaAGAGATTTGGCGCTGCGACCTGAAAGGTCATTGTACCTCCTTCATGGATTCAGAATATTGCTCTTTGCCTGAATTCCTCAATAAAAGTTTAGTATTTGtcttattttattgagtttttttttctccagggctaaaatatttttacccaGGTGTTTGTCCCGCTTTTGCTGGGTACGATGCCAGCACATGTTTAGTTGTTtcatctttttacagatcctgCGATATCTACTGGAATATATTAAGGGTTATACCAGGATCTGAAGATGATAATTCAATATACATTGCCCTGTTAGAATTCCTGTGATGATTCGAAAATTATTCTCattcaattccatacaatcttCAAATCGGTTTAGATTAAAGCTACCTTTCTTTGATTTTGATTCCGGTAAACTCGGTAGATTGCCCCAGTATGAACTTTTCTTCCTTCCTTCTATTACCTGAATAAGAGACGAGTAGGTAATTTATCTGCCATTTCGTTCCCCGTAATTTCCAAAAACCCATAGAATGCGTACCTCGTTGTTCTGAGCTAAAATTTTCCACTTATCAAGACCTAACAGCACCAGTTTTGAAAGATTTTAGAGCCTTGATTGCTAACCGGCTTCTGTTATAACTGCGTTCAAAGTTAAAGTGAGCACATTCTTCCGTTGCGTAGACTTCCGCTTAAAAAGTACTTGTACTTTTGTCTAGCGCTTGGTTTATCTTGTTGGTTTTCGATAATCCTTCCCAAGTCTTTGTATTGCCCATTGAACATTATTAGCATCATTCCCCATGTTATTGAAATTTCAAGGGTTAGTTCCACTCATAGTAATATTTGGTCAAAAGTTATACACGGtgctttccatatttttttcttcgcccgaaaaatttttttttcaagatttatcggcaattttgtttttcggctcaaaatcgattttttttaattatataagaattttttttttttaaatgctcataacttagtcaaaaatgaaccgattttaataattttgggttcgaAATGATCGTCATGAGCGATTTCatatagaaacaattgcaaaaaagtagttgaagattttttattttgcgagaaacaaaaagtgcgaaacaggttttttactcaataattcattactcaaaaacaactcattttagctactgggcattcagctaaattgaagtttgaggtgttctcttgatttggaaaaagttaaaaaaaaaatacgctttttgaaatattgaatttcgaatcttttttgtttttgcaaaataaaaattttaacctacgtttttgcaattgtttctacatgaaatcgctcgtgtaagtaatggcgatcattttgaacccaaaattattaaaatcggttcatttttgactaagttatgagcattaaaaaaaaaaaaaattcttatataattaaaaaaaatcgattttgagccgaaaaacaaaattgccgataaatcttgaaaaaaaattttttcgggcgaacaaaaaatacgtgtctcattattttgaccagagagcaacatatttgagttacaccgaaatcgaagaacatgacccgaataaccggttgaattgaaatggaaagcatcacacGAGATTTTTACTTCCCTTTGAGTTTACATTTCCTTGTGAATGTTAAGATTTCACGTCTTTTTACGTCTCTGTGGCGACTAcgtgttttagattttttacaatttaaaaaataaaatgaatttgcaATAACAAGTTGCCTACAGCGCCGAAAAAAGTTCCGCTGAGTCATGACTCCCAATAACAAAGTAAGCGCACAATTAGTCACTGAGGTGGGCAGATATCAGCCTATAGTCTGTTCCCCCAACTGCAAACAAGTCCGATGGATACGTACTATTCCGGATTGAAGGGGGCGGTATATGTAGTGATCATTCCATCCAGTTGTGTACGCACATCTCCAGGTTGCCCTATCCAACATGGATGGCTCTAATGGTTTGTCTAAGCAAACCCATGGTACAGCCCAGCCCTTCATAGATGTACGGAAGTCCAAACACCAATCGTCAAGGTTTAGGTACCACGAAATGCGATAAATGTCGTTAATTGAAGTTAAGTTTTGCACAtttattccactattaatattCATACGAAGAACTTGTTGTTATGGTCCTTTCCATGATTGTCGGTGTTTCATAAGTGGGTTGCAGAGGGGAGCAATCTTGGTAACATAACTCCTTTCGAAAAATGCTGGGCATCACCCATCATTATTTGTCCGGAATGGATGTCCAGCGTAAGTCTTATTGGAGACACGGATAGGAGTCTTTTTCCGCAAATCCCATGCCCACTCCGTGGCCTAAAACTTTCGTAATAGGATGAGCGAGCAGCGGTCTTCCATTCAACATAGGAATGTGGGGATGCCATTGATTGTAAAGTAATGCGATAAAGTACCACACTATTTTCTGATAGAAATATG
The Anastrepha ludens isolate Willacy chromosome X, idAnaLude1.1, whole genome shotgun sequence DNA segment above includes these coding regions:
- the LOC128869892 gene encoding uncharacterized protein K02A2.6-like, whose protein sequence is MSHSTPSSLTISEVAEKCAQDEEISLALEYIKTDSWPSNSSSIFYPFRHELLAVGDMILRGSRIVMPKALRPKLLQLAHEGHPGESAMKRRIRAKVWWPLVDREVEAYVKTCWDCLLVSQSNNPEPMKRHAFTDGPWQCVAADLLGQLPNSDYIFVLIDYYSRYQEVKFLRRITSETIITVLNEIFCRLGIPKSIRADIGRQFVSGEFMKFCDDHNITLITTPPYWPQANGEVENMNRSLVKRLKRDPKLPSNVQCDPHGTTGTPPTELMFNRVIRDKIPGIQDITEVKLDPAARDLDIINKAKGKEAADKKRRAKICDIAPGDKIVLRNVVFPHKLTPTFNTLEYYIIENKGMRSS